Proteins encoded together in one Impatiens glandulifera chromosome 1, dImpGla2.1, whole genome shotgun sequence window:
- the LOC124913962 gene encoding probable inactive purple acid phosphatase 27, with protein MEIYRFLIGMNMIITLSSFFLSFSSFISLASAHTGNDVQPLSKIAILKATLSLHDSASVTASPLLLGINGEDTEWVKVDIEYAKPSNDDWIAVFSPANFNSSNCYTGDEVRVYEPYICTAPIKYTFANFSNSGYTKTGKTSLKFQLINQRADFSFALFTGGLSNPKLVSVSNAITFLNPKAPLYPRLALGKSWNEMTVTWTSGYNVDEVVPFVEWGPERGHQKRSYAGTLTIHQNSVCGAPARTVGWRDPGFIHTSFLRDLWPNTVYNYKMGHLLLNGSYVWSKLYSFKASPYPGQESLQRVIIFGDMGKAERDGSNEFNNFQPGSLNTTDQLIKDLKNIDIVFHIGDISYANGYLSQWDQFTSQIEPVASAVPYMIASGNHERDWPDTGSFYNTSDSGGECGVLSETMFYVPAENRAKPWYEVNYGMFKFCIADTEHDWREGSEQYRFIEKCFASADRKNQPWLIFAAHRVLGYSSDKYYGLEGSFAEPMARDNLQKLWQRYKVDIAFYGHVHNYERTCPIYQNHCVNSETSHYSGVVKGTIHIVAGGGGCAKSEFSNVNTSWSVYKDYDYGFGKLTAFNQSSLLFEYKKSSDGKVYDSFTISRDYRDVLACVHDGCEPTTLAT; from the exons ATGGAGATTTACAGGTTTCTCATTGGTATGAATATGATCATTACCTTATCATCATTCTTCCTCTCTTTCTCCTCTTTCATCTCATTAGCATCAGCTCATACCGGCAACGATGTACAGCCTCTTTCCAAGATCGCCATACTCAAAGCCACACTCTCGCTTCACGATTCGGCTTCCGTGACCgcttctcctcttcttcttgGCATAAAT GGAGAAGATACTGAATGGGTTAAAGTAGATATTGAATATGCAAAACCATCAAATGATGACTGGATTGCTGTTTTCTCACCTGCTAACTTCAA TTCATCGAATTGTTACACGGGTGATGAAGTTAGAGTTTATGAGCCGTATATATGTACAGCCCCCATAAAG TATACATTTGCAAATTTCTCCAATTCTGGATACACAAAGACAGGGAAAACTTCTCTGAAATTCCAATTGATTAATCAACGAGCAGATTTCTCCTTCGCGTTGTTTACTGGAGGGCTCTCGAAT CCTAAATTGGTGTCGGTCTCAAATGCAATAACGTTTCTTAATCCCAAGGCGCCGCTGTATCCACGCCTTGCTTTAGGAAAATCTTGGAATGAA ATGACAGTAACTTGGACGAGTGGATATAATGTAGATGAAGTCGTTCCTTTTGTAGAATGGGGTCCAGAGAGAGGACATCAGAAGCGATCATATGCTGGAACATTGACGATCCATCAGAATAGTGTGTGTG GAGCACCTGCTAGGACAGTCGGGTGGCGTGATCCTGGTTTCATTCACACAAGTTTTCTGAGAGATTTATGGCCAAATACTGT GTACAATTACAAGATGGGTCATCTTTTGCTCAATGGTTCATATGTCTGGAGCAAGCTGTATTCCTTCAAAGCATCTCCATATCCAGGCCAAGAATCCCTACAACGGGTCATAATATTTGGTGACATGGGAAAG GCTGAACGAGATGGATCAAACGAGTTTAATAATTTCCAACCTGGATCTCTCAACACGACTGACCAACTAATAAAGGACTTAAAGAACATAGATATAGTTTTCCATATTGGAGATATTTCATATGCTAATGGTTATTTATCTCAATGGGATCAATTCACTTCACAGATCGAGCCTGTTGCCTCAGCTGTACCATACATGATTGCAAG TGGTAATCATGAGCGCGATTGGCCGGACACAGGTTCTTTTTATAACACTTCCGACTCTGGTGGGGAATGTGGTGTATTATCTGAGACGATGTTCTATGTTCCGGCTGAGAACAGAGCTAAGCCTTG GTATGAGGTGAATTATGGAATGTTTAAATTCTGCATTGCTGATACTGAACATGACTGGAGAGAGGGTTCTGAACAATATCGGTTTATTGAGAAATGTTTTGCCTCAGCAGACAGGAAGAATCAGCCATGGCTGATCTTTGCTGCTCATCGTGTTCTTGGATATTCATCGGACAAATACTATGGACTCGAGGGCTCGTTTGCAGAGCCAATGGCTCGAGACAATTTGCAGAAACTGTGGCAGAGGTATAAGGTGGACATTGCATTTTATGGCCATGTACATAACTATGAGAGAACTTGCCCAATTTATcag AACCATTGTGTAAACTCGGAAACTTCGCACTATTCGGGAGTAGTGAAAGGAACTATACACATAGTCGCGGGTGGGGGAGGATGCGCTAAGTCTGAATTCAGTAATGTGAATACGAGTTGGAGCGTGTATAAAGATTACGATTATGGTTTTGGAAAACTAACTGCGTTTAATCAATCCTCTCTTCTTTTCGAGTACAAGAAGAGTAGTGACGGTAAAGTTTATGATTCATTCACCATCTCAAGGGACTATAGAGATGTGTTAGCATGTGTGCATGATGGTTGTGAACCTACCACATTAGCAACTTga